One stretch of Nicotiana tabacum cultivar K326 chromosome 18, ASM71507v2, whole genome shotgun sequence DNA includes these proteins:
- the LOC107797338 gene encoding cyclin-dependent kinases regulatory subunit 1, whose product MGQIQYSEKYFDDTYEYRHVVLPPDVAKLLPKNRLLSENEWRAIGVQQSRGWVHYAIHRPEPHIMLFRRPLNYQQQQENQAQQAMLAK is encoded by the exons ATGGGGCAGATCCAGTATTCTGAGAAATACTTCGATGACACCTACGAGTACAG GCATGTTGTTCTTCCTCCTGATGTAGCGAAATTGTTACCGAAGAATCGTCTTCTCTCTGAA AATGAGTGGCGTGCAATTGGAGTTCAGCAGAGCAGAGGATGGGTGCACTATGCTATTCATCGACCAGAGCCACACATCATGCTCTTCAGGAGGCCTTTGAACTATCAGCAGCAACAAGAAAACCAGGCTCAGCAAGCTATGCTTGCCAAGTGA